One Tunturibacter gelidoferens genomic region harbors:
- a CDS encoding DUF3224 domain-containing protein — MKTTPQPADSDAGSEALGRLLLDKQFHGDLEGTSKGTMLAAGTAVKGSAGHVAIEIVTGTLNGRTDTFALQHTGTMTRGTPRLSVTVVPDSGTGQLTGL, encoded by the coding sequence GTGAAGACCACCCCTCAGCCCGCTGACTCCGATGCTGGAAGCGAGGCCCTGGGCCGTCTCCTCCTCGACAAGCAGTTCCACGGCGACCTCGAAGGCACCAGCAAAGGCACGATGCTTGCTGCCGGAACAGCCGTCAAAGGCTCCGCCGGCCACGTCGCCATCGAGATCGTCACCGGAACCCTCAACGGCCGCACCGACACCTTCGCCCTCCAACACACCGGCACCATGACGCGCGGCACCCCACGCCTCAGCGTCACCGTCGTACCCGACTCCGGCACCGGCCAGCTCACAGGCCTCTAA
- a CDS encoding AbrB/MazE/SpoVT family DNA-binding domain-containing protein, producing MAIMNAITEIDKAGRVVVPKKLRDALHLVPGTRLTLHQEGDRLVIQPEARPRGLYMKKGTLVYDAGPLPQLDIADWIETDRNDRIDSLMGDLKKR from the coding sequence ATGGCAATCATGAATGCCATTACCGAAATAGACAAAGCTGGCCGTGTCGTCGTACCCAAGAAACTTCGAGATGCCCTCCATCTCGTGCCGGGTACCCGGCTTACTCTTCATCAAGAGGGCGACCGGCTCGTGATTCAACCAGAAGCCAGGCCTCGCGGCCTCTACATGAAAAAAGGGACGCTGGTTTATGACGCAGGTCCACTCCCGCAGCTCGATATCGCTGACTGGATCGAGACAGACCGCAACGACCGCATAGATTCCCTCATGGGCGACCTGAAAAAACGATGA
- a CDS encoding DUF3300 domain-containing protein, producing the protein MTQLVAPIALYPDTLLAQICAASTDPQQIIDANNWVKQNSGLQGQALQDAALKGGFDPAFVSLVTFPQVLDAMATHIDDYAALGAAFKANQQTVMSAIQTLRQQAYASGALDSNEYQTVSVQQDGGTKVVVVQPANPQVVYVPQYQPQQVYVSGPSTGDVVAASLLSFGAGIAIGALINNNQPYGWGGWGWGWGGRGVIVHNNVWVYNNHYHSPYPPYRPRPPMYGRPIYARPPNNWNNRPGYRPPPPGYRPNGPNKPGYRPPPNNGGRPPNNGNGGRPPGGNVGTRPPGNGNGGNRPGNGNGTRPPGNGNGGGTRPPGNGGNPGNGGGTRPPGNGGGGRPTPTTRPAPAPRPTPTPTTRPAPTARPTPTTRPAPSRPAPGGSYSGHPQGGAKPAQRPQPQTGSRPGGFGGNNNGAATRQASSRGQASAGGRPGGRSR; encoded by the coding sequence TTGACCCAACTGGTAGCACCGATCGCGTTGTATCCGGATACTCTGCTGGCGCAGATCTGCGCGGCATCGACGGATCCTCAGCAGATCATCGATGCGAACAACTGGGTGAAACAGAACTCCGGGCTGCAGGGGCAGGCGTTGCAGGATGCGGCTTTGAAGGGTGGGTTTGATCCGGCTTTTGTCTCGCTGGTGACTTTTCCGCAGGTGCTGGACGCGATGGCGACGCATATTGACGACTATGCGGCGCTGGGGGCGGCGTTCAAGGCGAACCAGCAGACGGTGATGTCGGCGATACAGACGTTGAGGCAGCAGGCGTATGCCTCGGGTGCGCTGGACAGCAATGAGTACCAGACGGTTTCGGTGCAGCAGGACGGTGGGACGAAGGTGGTGGTGGTGCAGCCGGCGAATCCGCAGGTGGTTTACGTTCCGCAGTACCAGCCGCAGCAGGTTTATGTCAGCGGACCGAGCACGGGGGATGTGGTCGCGGCGTCCTTGCTGAGCTTTGGGGCTGGGATCGCGATTGGGGCGCTGATCAACAACAACCAGCCGTACGGGTGGGGCGGATGGGGTTGGGGTTGGGGTGGTCGCGGTGTGATCGTCCATAACAATGTTTGGGTGTACAACAACCACTACCACAGTCCTTATCCACCGTATCGGCCGCGGCCGCCGATGTATGGCCGGCCTATTTATGCGCGACCGCCGAATAATTGGAATAACCGTCCTGGGTATCGTCCGCCGCCGCCGGGGTATCGACCGAATGGACCGAACAAGCCGGGTTATCGACCGCCGCCGAACAATGGTGGACGTCCGCCGAATAATGGGAATGGTGGAAGGCCACCGGGGGGCAATGTCGGGACGCGGCCGCCTGGCAACGGCAACGGCGGGAATCGTCCGGGGAATGGTAACGGGACTCGGCCTCCTGGGAATGGAAATGGAGGCGGGACTCGACCGCCGGGTAATGGCGGAAATCCTGGGAATGGGGGAGGGACTCGACCTCCTGGGAATGGTGGAGGTGGCAGGCCGACTCCTACCACTCGGCCGGCACCAGCCCCTCGTCCTACTCCTACTCCTACTACTCGGCCCGCGCCAACGGCTCGCCCTACGCCTACTACGCGGCCTGCACCAAGTCGTCCTGCGCCGGGAGGGTCTTATTCCGGGCATCCACAGGGTGGTGCGAAGCCGGCGCAACGGCCTCAGCCGCAGACTGGTTCGCGGCCGGGCGGGTTTGGTGGCAACAACAATGGCGCGGCAACGCGTCAGGCCAGCAGTCGCGGCCAAGCCAGTGCCGGTGGACGTCCGGGAGGTAGATCGAGATGA
- a CDS encoding type II toxin-antitoxin system VapC family toxin produces the protein MNFVDTSVIVAASQPYDPRQPACLDRLAVADARGGACAIHTLSEIFAVLTRLPLPYRLPADAALQIVKHTSKRFNVIALTPAEQMATIERFVAEGLTGAMIYDALILSCARKANATRIYTLNPRHFKQVAPDLAARIHEP, from the coding sequence ATGAATTTTGTCGATACCTCTGTCATCGTTGCGGCCTCCCAACCCTACGATCCACGGCAGCCCGCATGCCTCGATCGGCTTGCCGTCGCCGACGCCCGTGGCGGCGCGTGCGCCATTCACACCCTGTCCGAAATCTTTGCCGTCCTCACCCGGCTTCCACTTCCATACCGCCTCCCAGCCGATGCAGCTCTCCAGATCGTCAAACATACAAGCAAACGTTTTAACGTGATCGCTCTGACCCCCGCGGAACAGATGGCAACAATCGAAAGATTCGTAGCCGAGGGACTCACTGGCGCAATGATCTACGACGCCTTAATCCTTTCCTGCGCGCGCAAGGCGAACGCAACCCGCATCTACACCCTTAATCCCAGACACTTCAAGCAAGTCGCCCCCGATCTCGCCGCCCGCATTCACGAACCATGA
- a CDS encoding DUF2950 domain-containing protein, translating to MKLYRRDWWSRSLVATLLTFGAASALAQDSQVKTFPTYRAAAGAFVLAVKAKDDAALKEILGTQAQDLLSSGDATADENGRVGFLKGYEKAHAFVHNGPDMVTLTVGTSAWPLPFPIVKADGAWHFDAVKGAQELAYRRIGQNELDAIKVCRALRDAQKVYAESGHDGNPRGAYAEHVVSAPGKENGLYWETKEGEEESPAGSLVAAATSEGYDIQQGGKRTPFHGYYYRVLKAQGAHAVGGAKDYVRDGKMTGGFAIVAWPAEYGASGVMTFVIGRSGAVYQKDLGDGTEAAVKAMTMYDPDSSWKLAR from the coding sequence ATGAAACTTTACAGGCGTGATTGGTGGTCTCGATCCCTTGTTGCGACACTGCTGACCTTCGGTGCGGCGTCTGCGTTGGCGCAGGACTCGCAGGTGAAGACATTTCCGACCTATCGGGCGGCGGCGGGCGCGTTTGTGTTGGCGGTCAAGGCGAAGGATGATGCCGCATTGAAAGAGATCCTGGGGACACAGGCGCAGGACCTGCTGTCGTCGGGTGATGCGACGGCCGATGAGAATGGGCGGGTGGGTTTCCTGAAGGGCTACGAAAAGGCGCATGCGTTTGTTCACAACGGGCCGGACATGGTCACCCTGACCGTGGGAACGAGTGCGTGGCCGCTGCCGTTCCCAATTGTGAAGGCCGATGGTGCATGGCACTTCGACGCGGTAAAAGGCGCGCAGGAGTTGGCTTATCGGCGGATTGGGCAAAACGAACTGGACGCTATCAAGGTGTGCCGGGCCTTACGTGATGCGCAGAAGGTGTATGCCGAGTCAGGCCATGACGGGAACCCCAGGGGCGCGTATGCGGAGCACGTTGTGAGTGCGCCGGGCAAGGAGAATGGTCTTTACTGGGAGACGAAGGAGGGCGAGGAGGAGAGTCCGGCTGGCAGCCTGGTGGCTGCAGCGACTAGTGAGGGGTACGACATACAGCAGGGCGGGAAGCGTACACCGTTTCATGGCTACTACTACCGGGTGTTGAAGGCGCAGGGAGCGCATGCGGTCGGCGGCGCGAAGGACTATGTGAGGGACGGGAAGATGACGGGCGGTTTCGCTATCGTTGCGTGGCCGGCGGAGTATGGGGCCAGTGGCGTGATGACCTTTGTTATTGGAAGAAGCGGGGCTGTGTATCAGAAGGATCTGGGAGACGGGACGGAGGCGGCTGTGAAGGCGATGACGATGTATGACCCGGATAGCTCGTGGAAGCTTGCGCGCTGA
- the mfd gene encoding transcription-repair coupling factor, translated as MVLPFVRELLADLEHSEAFERVRRHLSGGTGRRRVSGLTFTARALYLPFFVRAAQAPCVIIVADNKAAEALQAAVISACELTGALPPESVLSLPAHDVLPFENLSPHPEIQETRAATLWKISQHATNQARLVIAPVEAACMRLFPRDYYRALTLHLKIGEEYMPDMLVEHLLSVGYAKVDVVEMPGQVTLRGGILDVYSPEIDRPVRIDFFGDEIESIRRFDPDTQRSASTLDSALLLPLTETPVTDKLLTAINARLTRAGKAGAVLEGGEEPAELLTHVSTRTGEATIFPGWEFFAPVAGANLTLLDLLSASSPTAPRVFLEEPAMIKNQGERWWNKIEQRHERSGIGNLVRPEDIYLSPWDLDDRLHKFPGIELDQLGAVDILDADRSDLSEVDFATRPTMRFHGSIPAMIDAINALIKQEARILLTAPNQGEVERLAGLLQEYQLPYRLGSRNESPGSSTVYTESSYLGGNTIDLRIPVIVKTPIAAGVQILDLDKATARQIVIFGAQDLTDDADVTTRPVRRGKSKAAAFISDFRDLAVGDYVVHVEHGIARYCGLRVIEENDAPPLELMILEFADEAKLYVPLTRLDLIQKYRSSETGPPPELNKLGTQAWQKTKARVKKAMADMTAELLKLYAQRQAAVGTPFSPDTNMQHEFEDAFDFNETDDQLTAIADIKADMESTRPMDRLLCGDVGYGKTEVAMRAAFKAVQDSKQVAVLTPTTVLSFQHFESFKKRFANFPVNIEMISRFRTAKEKKIILEKAEAGKIDILIGTHAVLSKDLKFQDLGLLVVDEEQRFGVRHKERLKQMRAAIDVLSMSATPIPRTLHMSLIGLRDMSVIETPPKDRMAIQTIVAKFDEKLIRTAIEMELERGGQIYFVHNRVETIYDLASKIRELVPQARIVIGHGQLPEAELERVMLAFMNHEYDVLVATSIIENGLDIPLANTIIINRADRHGLSELYQLRGRVGRSNRRAYSYLLIPPETELTEIARRRLAALKEFSDLGAGFKIAALDLELRGAGNMLGGEQSGHIEAIGFEMYTTMLEEAVRKMKGEEEKPAHANTVINLGISVRIDSDYIPEENQRLRMYKRIAGAQTQADLADVRAELQDRYGTPPETVLNLLAAGEIRLHCEQLGISQLDRKRTQVELPNPKGNSARGSAKAQPIKTFVEMLHVKFAAVNADPSHFTNGNNKTVDPATLMKLVSRNTKRGAQFTPQGTLRWPLPSAKSEEVLSETRALLDSLTTT; from the coding sequence ATGGTTCTTCCCTTCGTCCGCGAGCTCCTCGCAGACTTGGAGCATTCTGAAGCTTTTGAGCGTGTACGCCGCCACCTCAGCGGAGGCACGGGGCGCAGACGTGTCTCCGGACTCACCTTCACCGCACGCGCCCTCTACCTTCCCTTCTTCGTCCGCGCCGCGCAAGCCCCCTGCGTCATCATCGTCGCCGACAACAAAGCCGCTGAAGCCCTCCAGGCCGCCGTCATCAGCGCCTGCGAGCTCACCGGCGCCCTGCCGCCCGAATCCGTCCTCAGCCTCCCTGCGCACGACGTCCTCCCCTTCGAAAATCTCTCCCCCCACCCCGAGATCCAGGAGACCCGCGCCGCCACCCTCTGGAAAATCAGCCAGCACGCGACCAACCAGGCCCGCCTCGTCATCGCACCCGTCGAAGCCGCCTGCATGCGTCTCTTCCCCCGCGACTACTACCGCGCCCTCACCCTCCATCTCAAGATTGGCGAAGAGTACATGCCCGACATGCTCGTCGAGCACCTCCTCTCCGTCGGCTACGCCAAAGTCGACGTCGTCGAGATGCCCGGTCAGGTCACCCTCCGCGGCGGCATCCTCGACGTCTACTCCCCCGAGATCGACCGCCCCGTCCGCATCGACTTCTTCGGCGACGAGATCGAATCCATCCGCCGCTTCGACCCCGACACCCAGCGCTCCGCCTCCACCCTCGACAGCGCACTCCTCCTCCCTCTCACCGAAACTCCCGTCACCGACAAGCTCCTCACGGCCATCAACGCCCGCCTCACCCGCGCAGGCAAAGCCGGAGCCGTCCTCGAAGGCGGCGAAGAGCCCGCCGAACTCCTAACCCACGTCAGCACCCGCACCGGAGAGGCCACCATCTTCCCCGGCTGGGAGTTCTTCGCCCCCGTAGCCGGCGCCAACCTCACCCTCCTCGACCTCCTCAGCGCCTCCAGCCCCACCGCCCCCCGCGTCTTCCTCGAAGAGCCCGCCATGATCAAAAATCAGGGCGAACGCTGGTGGAACAAGATCGAACAGCGACACGAGCGCTCCGGCATCGGCAACCTCGTCCGTCCCGAAGACATCTACCTCTCTCCCTGGGACCTCGACGACCGCCTCCACAAGTTCCCCGGCATCGAACTCGACCAGCTAGGCGCAGTCGACATCCTCGACGCCGACCGCAGCGACCTCTCCGAAGTCGACTTCGCCACCCGCCCCACCATGCGCTTTCACGGCTCCATCCCAGCCATGATCGACGCCATCAACGCCCTCATCAAACAGGAAGCCCGCATCCTCCTCACCGCCCCCAATCAAGGCGAAGTCGAGCGCCTCGCCGGCCTCCTGCAGGAGTACCAGCTCCCCTACCGCCTCGGCTCCCGCAACGAGAGCCCCGGCAGCTCCACCGTCTACACCGAGTCCAGCTACCTCGGCGGAAACACCATCGACCTTCGCATCCCTGTCATCGTCAAAACCCCCATCGCCGCTGGCGTCCAGATCCTTGATCTAGATAAAGCCACCGCCCGCCAGATCGTCATCTTCGGCGCACAAGACCTCACCGACGATGCGGACGTCACCACCCGCCCCGTCCGTCGCGGCAAATCCAAGGCCGCCGCCTTCATCTCCGACTTCCGCGACCTCGCCGTCGGCGACTACGTCGTCCACGTAGAACACGGCATCGCCCGCTACTGCGGCCTGCGCGTCATCGAAGAGAACGACGCCCCGCCACTCGAGCTCATGATCCTCGAGTTCGCCGACGAAGCCAAGCTCTACGTCCCCCTCACGCGCCTCGACTTAATCCAGAAGTACCGCTCCAGCGAGACCGGCCCACCGCCGGAGTTAAACAAACTAGGCACGCAAGCCTGGCAGAAGACCAAAGCCCGCGTAAAGAAGGCGATGGCCGACATGACCGCCGAGCTGCTCAAGCTCTACGCGCAGCGTCAGGCCGCCGTTGGCACGCCCTTCTCCCCCGACACCAACATGCAGCACGAGTTCGAAGACGCCTTCGACTTCAACGAGACCGACGACCAACTGACCGCCATCGCCGACATCAAGGCTGACATGGAGTCCACTCGCCCCATGGACCGCCTCCTCTGCGGCGACGTAGGCTACGGCAAAACCGAAGTAGCCATGCGCGCCGCCTTCAAAGCCGTGCAGGACTCCAAACAAGTAGCAGTCCTCACCCCCACCACCGTGCTCAGCTTCCAGCACTTCGAGTCCTTCAAAAAACGCTTCGCCAACTTCCCCGTCAACATCGAGATGATCTCCCGCTTCCGAACCGCCAAAGAGAAAAAGATCATCCTCGAAAAAGCCGAAGCCGGCAAGATCGACATCCTCATCGGCACCCATGCCGTCCTCTCCAAAGACTTAAAGTTCCAGGACCTCGGCCTCCTCGTAGTCGATGAAGAACAGCGCTTCGGCGTCCGCCACAAAGAACGCCTCAAGCAGATGCGTGCCGCCATCGACGTCCTCTCCATGTCCGCGACGCCCATCCCACGCACCCTGCATATGTCACTGATCGGGTTACGTGATATGTCCGTCATCGAAACCCCACCCAAAGACCGCATGGCCATCCAGACCATCGTCGCCAAGTTCGACGAAAAGCTCATCCGCACCGCAATCGAGATGGAGCTCGAGCGCGGCGGCCAGATCTACTTCGTCCACAACCGTGTAGAAACCATCTACGACCTTGCCTCAAAGATTCGCGAATTAGTCCCGCAAGCCCGCATCGTCATCGGCCACGGCCAGCTCCCCGAAGCCGAACTCGAGCGCGTCATGCTCGCCTTCATGAACCACGAGTACGACGTCCTCGTCGCCACCAGCATCATCGAAAACGGCCTCGACATCCCCCTCGCCAACACCATCATCATCAACCGCGCCGACCGCCACGGCCTCTCCGAGCTCTACCAGCTGCGCGGCCGCGTAGGCCGAAGCAACCGCCGCGCCTATTCCTACTTACTCATTCCACCCGAAACTGAGCTAACCGAAATCGCCCGCCGCCGCCTCGCCGCACTCAAAGAGTTCTCCGACCTCGGCGCAGGCTTCAAAATAGCCGCCCTCGACCTCGAGCTACGCGGTGCAGGCAATATGCTCGGCGGCGAGCAATCCGGTCACATCGAAGCCATCGGCTTCGAGATGTACACCACCATGCTCGAAGAGGCCGTCCGCAAGATGAAGGGCGAAGAAGAAAAACCCGCCCACGCCAACACCGTCATCAACCTCGGCATCTCCGTCCGCATCGACAGCGACTACATCCCCGAAGAGAACCAGCGCCTCCGCATGTATAAGCGCATCGCCGGCGCGCAAACGCAAGCCGACCTCGCCGACGTCCGCGCCGAACTGCAGGACCGCTACGGCACACCACCCGAGACCGTCCTCAACCTCTTAGCCGCAGGCGAGATCCGCCTCCACTGCGAACAACTCGGCATCTCTCAACTCGACCGCAAGCGCACGCAAGTCGAACTCCCCAACCCCAAAGGCAACAGCGCCCGCGGCTCAGCAAAAGCCCAGCCCATCAAAACCTTCGTAGAGATGCTCCACGTCAAATTCGCCGCCGTCAACGCCGACCCCTCGCACTTCACCAACGGCAACAACAAAACCGTAGACCCTGCCACGCTGATGAAACTCGTAAGTCGCAACACCAAACGTGGAGCCCAGTTCACCCCACAAGGCACCTTACGCTGGCCCCTCCCCTCCGCGAAATCCGAGGAAGTCCTCAGCGAAACCCGCGCCCTCCTCGACTCTCTCACCACCACCTAG
- a CDS encoding DUF885 domain-containing protein → MNRTLLATLVLTPILLASAPQAHAQHLSADGGVQTFNYLADQYFSDVYFHFGPTAGTSAGLHQYDDKLEDYSAANIQKQIAALHAYEKKVEAVDPATLDASVAGDRAILLNSIRSTLLTLEVIRPWEKNPDNYSSGITNSAFVIMERPYASADIRLKALVSRENQMPQALLEARKNLKNPPHIYTEIALEQIDDIIGFFQTDVPSAFTDATDADTKAAFAKSNAAVIDALKSYAAWLKSDLLPRSNGDFKFGADTFAKKLSYDEMVDIPLDHLLEIAFADLHKNQAEFARVAKEVDPTKTPQQVLAELATIHPAPDNLLSTFNQTFASLIDFINTHHIITIPSKVEPTLEETPPFMRATTQASMDPPGPFETHSTKAYFNVTLPEKNWTPEHIAEHMAAFNVGTVISTSVHEAYPGHYVQFLWTPQFPSTVRKILGANTNIEGWAHYTEQMMLDQGYGQPGTGAQNEREAKLIRLGQIQDALLRDARFVNSIKLHTGQFTFDQAVNFFVTDGYQSHSVGLVETKRGTADATYLYYTLGKLQIMKLRADMMQKQGAAFNLQTFHDNFMRQGFAPIKIIRKAMLHDDSPVL, encoded by the coding sequence ATGAACCGCACTCTCCTGGCAACCCTCGTGCTCACGCCAATCCTGCTCGCATCGGCTCCCCAGGCCCACGCCCAGCACCTCTCCGCCGACGGCGGTGTCCAGACGTTCAACTACCTCGCCGACCAGTACTTCTCCGACGTCTACTTTCACTTCGGCCCCACCGCCGGCACCTCCGCCGGTCTACACCAGTACGACGACAAGCTCGAGGACTACTCCGCCGCCAACATCCAAAAACAAATTGCCGCCCTCCACGCCTACGAGAAGAAAGTTGAAGCCGTCGACCCCGCCACACTCGACGCCTCCGTAGCCGGCGACCGCGCCATCCTCCTCAACAGCATCCGCAGCACCCTCCTCACCCTCGAGGTCATCCGCCCCTGGGAGAAGAACCCCGACAACTACTCCTCCGGCATCACCAACTCCGCCTTCGTCATCATGGAGCGCCCCTACGCCTCCGCCGACATCCGACTCAAAGCCCTCGTGTCCCGCGAAAACCAGATGCCGCAAGCCCTCCTCGAAGCCCGCAAGAACCTCAAAAATCCCCCGCACATCTACACCGAGATCGCCCTCGAGCAGATCGACGACATCATCGGCTTCTTCCAGACCGACGTCCCCTCCGCCTTTACCGACGCCACCGACGCCGACACCAAAGCAGCCTTCGCAAAATCCAACGCCGCCGTCATCGACGCCCTCAAGTCCTACGCCGCCTGGCTCAAGTCCGATCTCCTGCCCCGCTCCAACGGCGACTTCAAGTTCGGCGCCGACACCTTCGCCAAAAAACTCAGCTACGACGAGATGGTCGACATCCCCCTTGACCACCTCCTCGAAATCGCCTTCGCCGACCTGCACAAAAACCAGGCCGAGTTCGCCCGTGTAGCCAAAGAGGTCGACCCCACCAAGACCCCGCAGCAGGTCCTCGCCGAACTAGCCACCATCCACCCCGCGCCCGACAATCTCCTCAGCACCTTCAACCAAACCTTCGCCAGCCTCATCGACTTCATCAACACCCACCACATCATCACCATTCCCTCCAAGGTCGAACCCACCTTAGAGGAGACTCCACCCTTCATGCGCGCCACCACGCAAGCATCGATGGACCCTCCTGGCCCCTTCGAAACCCACTCCACCAAGGCCTACTTCAACGTCACCCTGCCCGAGAAAAACTGGACGCCCGAGCACATCGCCGAGCACATGGCCGCCTTCAACGTAGGCACCGTCATCTCCACCAGCGTCCACGAGGCCTACCCCGGCCACTACGTCCAGTTCCTCTGGACCCCGCAGTTCCCCTCCACCGTCCGCAAGATCCTCGGCGCCAACACCAACATCGAAGGCTGGGCCCACTACACCGAACAGATGATGCTCGACCAGGGATACGGCCAACCCGGAACCGGAGCCCAAAACGAGCGCGAAGCCAAACTCATCCGCCTCGGCCAGATCCAGGACGCCCTCCTTCGCGATGCCCGCTTCGTCAACTCCATCAAGCTCCACACTGGCCAGTTCACCTTCGACCAAGCCGTCAACTTCTTCGTCACCGACGGCTACCAGTCCCACTCCGTCGGCCTCGTCGAAACCAAGCGTGGCACCGCCGACGCCACCTACCTCTACTACACCCTCGGCAAGCTCCAGATCATGAAGCTCCGCGCCGACATGATGCAAAAACAAGGCGCAGCCTTCAACCTCCAGACCTTCCACGACAACTTCATGCGCCAGGGCTTCGCCCCCATCAAAATCATCCGCAAAGCCATGCTCCACGACGACTCCCCCGTCTTATAG
- a CDS encoding cupin domain-containing protein: protein MHYPIQIGRISVTFLQSRHETGGAFDLFELIVPPNFYLSVPHLHRDYDETILGLNGIATWTINGEEIQVKPGQLLTIPRGTVHSQNNLHNDTARMMCLLTPGLLGPEYFRELAATLNTDGPPDIASIGNIMVRYGVIPISAER, encoded by the coding sequence ATGCATTACCCAATTCAAATCGGCAGAATCAGCGTCACCTTCCTCCAAAGCCGCCACGAAACCGGAGGCGCCTTCGATCTCTTCGAACTCATCGTCCCGCCTAACTTCTACCTCAGCGTCCCGCACCTGCACCGCGACTACGACGAGACCATCCTCGGCCTTAACGGCATCGCCACCTGGACCATCAACGGCGAAGAGATTCAGGTCAAACCAGGCCAACTACTCACCATCCCCCGCGGCACCGTGCACTCCCAGAACAATCTGCATAACGACACCGCCCGCATGATGTGCCTCCTAACCCCCGGACTCCTCGGCCCCGAGTACTTCCGCGAACTAGCCGCCACCCTCAACACCGACGGCCCACCCGACATCGCCAGCATCGGCAACATCATGGTCCGCTACGGCGTCATCCCCATCTCAGCCGAGCGATAG
- the galU gene encoding UTP--glucose-1-phosphate uridylyltransferase GalU yields the protein MAPQKIRKAVFPAAGMGTRFLPATKAMPKEMLCLVDKPLIQYGVEEAVAAGCTEIIIVTGRGKSTMEDHFDRSPELEASLAAKNKTALLEVARSVSKLAKITYTRQPEPLGLGHAVLMAKELVGDEPFAVLLPDDIVDATIPCMKQMVEAFNETQSSILGSEIVEGAAIQNYGCLDCTPDPKNPRLLAVKNLVEKPKPEDAPSQNAIIGRYILTPRIFEMLEHITPGAGGELQLTDGIKALLQHEKVYGFVYEGKRHDGGDKQGFLRATVELALKHKDLGPAFREWLKSLPL from the coding sequence ATGGCTCCCCAGAAAATCCGCAAAGCCGTCTTCCCCGCCGCAGGCATGGGCACCCGCTTCCTCCCCGCCACCAAGGCCATGCCCAAAGAGATGCTCTGCCTCGTCGACAAGCCCCTCATCCAGTACGGCGTCGAAGAGGCAGTAGCCGCCGGCTGCACCGAGATCATCATCGTCACCGGACGCGGCAAGTCCACCATGGAAGATCACTTCGACCGCAGCCCCGAGCTTGAAGCCTCCCTCGCCGCAAAGAATAAAACCGCCCTCCTCGAGGTCGCCCGCTCCGTCTCCAAGCTCGCCAAGATCACCTACACTCGCCAGCCCGAACCCCTCGGCCTCGGCCACGCCGTCCTCATGGCCAAAGAGCTCGTCGGCGACGAACCCTTCGCCGTCCTCCTCCCCGACGACATCGTCGACGCCACCATCCCCTGCATGAAGCAGATGGTCGAAGCCTTCAACGAAACCCAATCCAGCATCCTCGGCTCCGAGATCGTCGAAGGCGCAGCCATCCAGAACTACGGCTGCCTCGACTGCACCCCCGACCCCAAAAACCCGCGCCTGCTCGCCGTCAAAAACCTCGTTGAAAAACCCAAACCCGAAGACGCGCCCTCGCAGAATGCGATCATCGGCCGTTACATTCTCACCCCGCGCATCTTCGAGATGCTCGAGCACATCACCCCCGGCGCAGGCGGAGAGCTCCAGCTCACGGACGGCATCAAAGCCCTCCTGCAACACGAGAAAGTCTACGGCTTCGTCTACGAAGGCAAGCGCCACGACGGAGGCGACAAGCAAGGCTTTCTCCGCGCCACCGTAGAGCTCGCCCTCAAGCACAAAGACCTCGGTCCCGCCTTCCGCGAATGGCTAAAATCCCTTCCGCTGTAG
- a CDS encoding ferritin-like domain-containing protein, protein MPDKATAPSVITREKLVDLLNEDLSREYQAIIAYVVYSQVLKGAQYMNIADELAIHATEELAHAIALSNHIDYLGGMPSVTPKPVKTSEKAEDMLRFDLENEKKTIANYRRRIRQCDELNEFAIGESIREILMQEQDHLIALATALGVDPPNPGIAD, encoded by the coding sequence ATGCCTGATAAAGCAACCGCACCCTCGGTCATCACCCGCGAAAAACTAGTCGATCTCCTTAACGAAGATCTCTCCCGCGAATATCAGGCCATCATCGCCTATGTCGTCTACTCGCAGGTCCTCAAAGGCGCTCAATATATGAATATCGCCGACGAGCTCGCCATCCACGCCACCGAAGAGCTCGCCCATGCCATCGCCCTCTCCAATCACATCGACTATCTCGGCGGCATGCCATCCGTCACCCCCAAGCCAGTCAAGACCTCCGAGAAGGCCGAGGATATGCTGCGCTTCGACCTCGAAAACGAGAAGAAGACCATCGCCAACTACCGCCGCCGCATCCGCCAGTGCGACGAGCTCAACGAGTTCGCCATCGGCGAGTCCATCCGCGAGATCCTCATGCAGGAGCAGGACCACCTCATCGCCCTGGCCACCGCCCTCGGCGTAGACCCACCCAACCCAGGCATCGCCGACTAG